One region of Zingiber officinale cultivar Zhangliang chromosome 7B, Zo_v1.1, whole genome shotgun sequence genomic DNA includes:
- the LOC122004463 gene encoding caffeic acid 3-O-methyltransferase-like has translation MAPRQLSPEEEEQECSRAFHLSYAAALPMVLKTAIELGLLEMLVEAGPTSALSSEELAARLPTTNPSAADMVERILRLLAANAVVGCATDCGRRKYSAAPICKYLVQNDDGGTVANLVLLHQDQVLIDMWRYMTESILNGGHPVMAAYGMTTFEYQGGDRRFNKVFNAAMKGASTLIMNNILRRYDGFADVQVLVDVGGNTGGNLSLITSFHPHVNGINFDLPHVVADAPALSRVEHRGGDMFVAVPAGDAIMLKWILHDWSDEHCVKILKNCWKALPAEKGKVVVVEFVVPAVPEATPEAISIFQLDLCMAAYTVGGKERTEEEFKALAKESGFHGFNALSVFAGTWVLEFIK, from the exons ATGGCCCCGCGGCAGCTGTcgccggaggaggaggagcaggagTGCTCCCGGGCGTTCCATCTCTCCTACGCCGCCGCCCTTCCCATGGTTCTCAAGACGGCCATCGAGCTCGGCCTCCTCGAGATGCTGGTCGAAGCAGGACCGACGTCTGCGCTGAGCTCTGAGGAGCTCGCGGCCCGCTTGCCGACCACCAACCCGTCGGCGGCGGACATGGTCGAGCGCATCCTCCGATTGCTCGCAGCGAATGCCGTCGTCGGCTGCGCCACAGACTGTGGCCGCCGGAAGTACTCCGCCGCGCCCATTTGCAAGTATTTGGTGCAGAACGACGACGGCGGCACGGTGGCCAATCTAGTTCTGCTTCATCAGGATCAAGTCTTGATCGACATGTG GCGCTATATGACGGAGTCCATCTTGAACGGCGGCCACCCGGTGATGGCGGCGTACGGCATGACGACGTTCGAGTACCAAGGCGGCGACCGGCGGTTCAACAAGGTGTTCAACGCCGCGATGAAGGGCGCCTCCACGCTGATCATGAACAACATACTGCGCCGCTACGACGGCTTCGCCGACGTGCAGGTGCTCGTCGACGTCGGTGGAAACACCGGCGGCAACCTCAGCCTCATCACCTCCTTCCACCCCCACGTCAACGGCATCAACTTCGACCTACCTCACGTCGTCGCGGATGCGCCTGCCCTTAGCCGAGTGGAGCACCGCGGCGGAGACATGTTCGTAGCCGTTCCGGCCGGCGACGCCATCATGTTAAAG TGGATTCTTCATGATTGGAGCGACGAGCACTGCGTGAAGATACTAAAGAACTGCTGGAAGGCGCTGCCGGCGGAGAAAGGCAAAGTGGTGGTGGTGGAGTTCGTTGTTCCGGCGGTGCCAGAAGCAACTCCAGAAGCCATATCCATTTTCCAGTTGGACCTGTGCATGGCGGCCTACACCGTGGGTGGAAAAGAGAGAACAGAGGAGGAGTTCAAGGCACTGGCGAAGGAATCAGGATTTCATGGTTTCAACGCCCTTTCTGTGTTCGCCGGCACTTGGGTATTGGAGTTCATCAAGTAG